In Lolium rigidum isolate FL_2022 unplaced genomic scaffold, APGP_CSIRO_Lrig_0.1 contig_41533_1, whole genome shotgun sequence, the following are encoded in one genomic region:
- the LOC124681385 gene encoding uncharacterized protein LOC124681385, which translates to MTVPSASSWLAGRIGVVSGAPRASRGRGRRCGDIGILVRQRDNSVSRVTRVTGKTHAVAGESLKLVVTVAASTIWGSWLARAATSVVLGGLRRDERPRCLREWRVASAAHSWTLRRDDLVCHRCWATWHLVASGGVMVSGGNPGTAAGVTRRGGSTEHLWTPPASST; encoded by the exons ATGACCGTGCCATCGGCATCGTCGTGGTTGGCTGGCCGAATCGGTGTGGTCTCCGGCGCGCCGCGAGCGAGCCGTGGCCGCGGGCGGCGATGCGGCGACATCGGCATCCTGGTCAGGCAGCGCGACAACTCCGTCTCCAG AGTGACGAGGGTTACAGGCAAGACGCATGCGGTGGCCGGAGAGTCGCTGAAGCTGGTGGTTACGGTGGCGGCAAGCACTATATGGGGATCGTGGCTGGCGCGAGCAGCTACATCTGTGGTTCTGGGCGGCTTGAGGCGTGATGAGCGGCCTCGGTGCCTACGCGAGTGGCGGGTGGCCTCAGCGGCGCACTCGTGGACTCTGCGGCGTGACGACCTCGTGTGCCATCGCTGTTGGGCAACATGGCATTTGGTTGCTTCGGGCGGCGTCATGGTGAGCGGGGGCAACCCCGGCACTGCCGCAGGCGTAACACGCAG AGGCGGATCCACCGAGCACCTCTGGACTCCACCTGCTTCCAGCACATAA